The Plasmodium gaboni strain SY75 chromosome Unknown, whole genome shotgun sequence DNA segment GCATACTTATTACGAAAAGATGCAGAAaacattattaataaagaattGAAAATAAACACTATGGAccatatatttaaaaattgtAAAAACATAGATAATGTCATTGAAGGAACAAAAGGATCTATGTacattaataaaaataaattgGATTCTGCGAATCCAACAAATGATTCATGTCCAAAAGAAGGAACTGATCGTTTTGATGTAGGAAAAAAATGGcaatgtaataatataaatagaaAACATAACAATTTATGTTTACCTCCAAGAAGAGAACATATGTgcataaaaaaaatacaaaacATGATGAGGTTTAATGTTGATGATAAAGACAAATTGTTGAAAG contains these protein-coding regions:
- a CDS encoding putative EMP1-like protein, whose amino-acid sequence is AYLLRKDAENIINKELKINTMDHIFKNCKNIDNVIEGTKGSMYINKNKLDSANPTNDSCPKEGTDRFDVGKKWQCNNINRKHNNLCLPPRREHMCIKKIQNMMRFNVDDKDKLLKEVMEAANEEGIDILKKLKPQNQTEFSEICDAMKYSFADIGDIIRGRD